The Cydia amplana chromosome 9, ilCydAmpl1.1, whole genome shotgun sequence genome includes a region encoding these proteins:
- the LOC134650702 gene encoding deoxyhypusine hydroxylase: protein MVNVSESAVESIGKVLNNASRPMKERFRALFTLRNIGGVSAIECISQCFGDESVLLKHELAYCLGQMQDKRAIPILRSVLEDINQDPIVRHEAGEALGAIGDPNLRELLEKYQHDPAVEVAETCQIALQRLDWVANDTQKENISKSLYASVDPAPPSTESDISKLSQILMDETKPLFERYRAMFSLRNIGTTESIKALGEGFKASSALFRHEVAFVFGQMQDERSVPFLVKTLEDTNEHEMVRHEAAEAMGSIATEECTEVLKRYLSDPRAVVRESCEVALDMSEYENSPEFQYANTLLAVQA from the exons ATGGTGAACGTTAGTGAATCTGCTGTTGAGAGTATCGGCAAGGTTCTCAACAATGCTTCGCGGCCCATGAAAGAGCGCTTTCGGGCGCTATTTACACTGAGAAATATCGGCGGCGTGTCGGCGATTGAGTGCATTAGCCAGTGTTTCGGGGATGAATCGGTGCTGTTAAAACACGAGCTAGCCTACTGTTTAGGCCAAATGCAGGATAAAAGGGCTATACCTATTCTGAGGAGCGTGTTGGAGGATATAAATCAAGATCCCATAGTGCGCCATGAGGCTG GTGAAGCTCTAGGTGCAATTGGTGATCCAAATCTTCGTGAGCTGCTTGAGAAGTACCAACATGACCCAGCAGTCGAAGTAGCGGAGACATGCCAAATAGCCCTACAAAGACTAGACTGGGTTGCGAATGATACCCAGAAAGAGAACATATCAAAGAGCTTGTATGCATCCGTGGACCCAGCTCCGCCCAGCACAGAGAGTGATATTTCCAAGTTAAGTCAGATACTGATGGATGAGACTAAACCTCTATTTGAGAGGTACAGGGCTATGTTTAGCCTTAGAAATATTGGGACCACAGAAAGCATAAAAGCTTTGGGTGAAG GATTCAAAGCCAGCAGTGCTCTGTTCCGGCATGAGGTAGCGTTCGTTTTTGGCCAGATGCAGGATGAGCGAAGTGTGCCATTCCTGGTCAAAACCCTGGAGGACACAAATGAGCATGAGATGGTCCGCCATGAGGCTGCAGAGGCCATGGGATCCATTGCCACGGAAGAGTGCACCGAGGTTCTGAAAAG GTATTTGAGTGACCCCCGGGCCGTGGTCCGCGAGAGCTGCGAGGTGGCCCTAGACATGTCGGAGTACGAGAACAGCCCCGAGTTCCAATACGCCAACACGTTGCTGGCCGTCCAGGCGTGA
- the LOC134650703 gene encoding hemoglobin-2-like isoform X1 gives MGSWLSNLWWGGDPDAVNSLSGLTRREVYAVQRSWAPVFANSDANGTELLKSFSTMGHLLSRWWWGGDPDATSPVSGLTLRQVYQVQSTWQPLNADAGKYGMELFLRLFRADPETKTFFKAIRDLDEDRIRSSYQFKAHAINFMSAISLAVTNLRQPEVVVAMMEKLGESHSKRKISTKYFHETKDVLVGMLKNDLKLTNDQMMAWETFISFIYKHVFDKLQ, from the exons ATGGGCAGTTGGTTGAGCAACCTTTGGTGGGGCGGGGACCCAGACGCGGTGAACTCGCTCTCAGGGCTGACCCGGCGTGAGGTATACGCCGTGCAACGCTCCTGGGCGCCCGTCTTCGCAAACTCAGATGCTAATGGAACAGAACTTCTCAAAAG TTTCAGCACCATGGGGCACCTGTTAAGCCGGTGGTGGTGGGGCGGCGACCCTGACGCCACCAGCCCGGTGTCGGGCCTGACTCTACGCCAGGTCTACCAGGTTCAAAGCACCTGGCAGCCCCTGAACGCAGACGCGGGTAAATACGGAATGGAGCTATTTTTGAG GTTATTTCGTGCCGATCCAGAAACGAAGACATTCTTCAAAGCTATTCGCGATCTCGACGAAGACAGGATAAGAAGCAGCTACCAATTTAAAGCACACGCCATCAACTTCATGTCTGCTATTAGCCTGGCTGTGACCAACCTGAGGCAACCAGAAGTGGTTGTGGCTATGATGGAAAAACTTGGAGAGTCACATAGCAAGAGGAAAATTTCTACGAAGTATTTTCAC GAAACAAAAGATGTCTTGGTCGGCATGCTGAAGAATGATTTAAAATTGACAAACGATCAAATGATGGCGTGGGAaacatttataagttttatatacAAACATGTTTTTGATAAGTTACAGTGA
- the LOC134650703 gene encoding cytoglobin-1-like isoform X2 has product MGSWLSNLWWGGDPDAVNSLSGLTRREVYAVQRSWAPVFANSDANGTELLKRLFRAYPETREFFKMVRKLPEHEYESNMQFRAHVINLMNSIDLAVGHMNQPDMVAAMMEKVGEAHKKRKISERHFLELKDVLLKMFIEVLKLDDTTLGAWSKTVDFWYKHIFASL; this is encoded by the exons ATGGGCAGTTGGTTGAGCAACCTTTGGTGGGGCGGGGACCCAGACGCGGTGAACTCGCTCTCAGGGCTGACCCGGCGTGAGGTATACGCCGTGCAACGCTCCTGGGCGCCCGTCTTCGCAAACTCAGATGCTAATGGAACAGAACTTCTCAAAAG GCTGTTCCGCGCCTATCCCGAAACGCGTGAGTTTTTCAAAATGGTCCGAAAGCTGCCGGAACATGAATACGAGTCCAACATGCAATTTAGAGCGCACGTTATCAACTTGATGAACTCCATCGATCTGGCGGTGGGACACATGAACCAGCCAGACATGGTCGCAGCTATGATGGAAAAAGTAGGAGAGGCTCACAAGAAGAGGAAGATTAGTGAGCGACACTTTTTA GAACTGAAAGATGTGCTACTAAAAATGTTTATTGAAGTACTTAAATTGGATGACACGACATTAGGCGCCTGGTCGAAAACCGTCGATTTCTGGTACAAACACATATTCGCAAGCCTATAG